In Holosporales bacterium, the DNA window AAATTCCTTCATCGGACCAGGACGCATTGGCCTCTGGCGTTTCAATCAACGCACACGCCACAGCCTTTATTACGAAATCGTTGACTGTAAGCTTGTTTGATTCGGCCAAACTATTTAGCCTCTTGCGTACGCTTAATAAATTATCTATCTCACAATCCACGCTCAGGTAGAAATGAGGCACCTGTTGCTTAGAGCTGGTCAAGCGCTGCGCAATGGTTTTCCTCATCTGACTGAGCTTTATAAGAGTTGGTTCTTGCGAAAAAGACGATCCAATGGATTGTTGGCTTCTACCGCCACCTTCCAGCGCCTTCATCACATCATCGCGCACAATACGGCCGCGTGGGCCGGTTCCTGCGACCGACCAAAGGTCTAAGCCAGCATCGCCAGCTATGCGCCGCGCCAAAGGAGTTGCTGCAGCCCTGTCGCCAGTACTGCTTGACACAGGAGTATTAGGCTTACTTGGTTCATGATTTGCGGCTGCTTCTTGCTTTGGCGTGGGCTTAGTGGCAGTTGCAGGCGAATAAGCCTTTATCGAATCGGCTGATTCACCGTCGCTCAGTAGTAAAGCAATAACCTCATTAACCTTGACGTTTTCTGTCCCATCCTGAACCAGAATTTTTCCAAGCGTTCCCCCATCAACGGCTTCGACCTCCATGATTGCCTTGTCGGTTTCGATTTCGGCAATTACATCGCCTGGGCGGATCTTATCGCCTTCTTTTTTCACCCATTTTGCAAGGTTACCCTCGGTCATTGTAGGCGATAACGCCGGCATCAAAACTTCTATTGGCATATGACTGTCCTTTGAACCATGTTACCTGAAATAGCTTTTTACCTTAACGATTATATCATCCACCTGCGGCAGTGCCAGCTGCTCAAGATTGGTCGCATACGGCATCGGTACGTCTGCCCCTGTAACGCGCAGTATTGGAGCATCAAGGTAGTCAAACGCCTGCTCCATCACCTGCGCAGTAATCTCAGAACATATTCCGGCATATGGCCAGCCTTCCTCTACACAAAGTAGGCGATTAGTTTTTTTGACCGATTTTACGATTGTATCGATATCAAGCGGACGAAGCGTACGTAAATCGATAATCTCAACGGATATTTTGTCACTTTCCAGCTTCTCAGCAGCTTCCAGTACTCTACTCATTGACATCGAAAAGCTTACTATAGTTACATCCGAACCTTCTTTGACGACATTGGCTCGACCTATTGTGACCACGCGGTCAGCGTCTTCTTGAGCGACCTCAAACTTTTTTCCGTACCAAAGCTCATTTTCCAGGAAAACTACCGGATTTGGGTCGCGAATGGCCGCCTTAAGCAGCCCCTTAGCATCTGATGCAAAATATGGCGCAACCACCTTCAGCCCAGGACAATGCGCATACCAACTGGCAAAGCACTGCGAGTGCTGAGCGGCCACCCTTGCCGCTATGCCATTTACGCCACGGAACACAATCGGGCAAGATATCTGTCCGCCCGACATATACAGCGTTTTGGCTGCGGAGTTAACGATATGGTCAATCGCCTGCATTGCAAAGTTAAATGTCATAAACTCGACAACAGGCTTAAGGCCGGAAATTGCCGCCCCAAACCCTAGGCCAGTAAAACCCATTTCAGAAATAGGCGTGTCTATTACGCGTTTCGGCCCAAATTCCTGAAGCAGCCCTTGGCTTATCTTATAAGCACCATTATACTCAGCAACCTCCTCGCCCATAAGAAAGACCATTTCGTCTCTGGCCATTTCCTCACGCATCGCGTCACGCAGGGCTTCTCGTACTGTGATTTGCGTCATAATGTTGCCCTTAAATCAGCACGTCTTTATACAACTCTGCCTCCTGAGGAATCGGTGAATTTACAGCAAAATCCGCGGCCTTCTCGACAATTTCATTTACCTTAGCTTCTATATCTTTTACCTCCGACTCCTTCAGCCCCTGTTTCTTGGCAATAACGTCCTTTATGTGCTCAATCGGATCGCGGGTTGCCTTAATATGCTCTACCTCTTCCTTTGTGCGATAAGTTGCCGGGTCAGACATAGAATGCCCCATATAGCGATATGTCTGCATCTCTAAAATAATTGGTCCTTTGCCATTTTTGGCATGCAGAGCGGCCTCTCGTCCAGCGTCTATGACCTCCTGAACCTTCATCCCATCGACTGCTTTGCCAGGGATATTGAACGGCTCTCCTCGCCTGTATAAAGCCTGGTTTGCGTGGGATCTTTTAACCGAAGTTCCCATCGCGTACAGGTTGTTTTCGATGACGTATACAATTGGCAATTTCCACATGGAGGCCATGTTAAATGCCTCGTACATCTGGCCCTGATTGACCGCCCCATCACCAAAGTAGCAAAAGCAAACCCCGCCGTCGTTCTTATACTGATGCGAAAAGGCAATCCCCGTCCCTATCGAAGTAGGTGAGCCTACAATACCGTGCCCACCATAAAACCTTCGCTGGCGGGAAAACATGTGCATAGACCCGCCTTTTCCCTTTGAGCAGCCTGTTACTTTACCGGCCAGCTCGGCCATTATGACCTTTGGATCAATCTCGCACATCAGCATATGCGCATGATCGCGGTACGTAGTGATTATTGAATCTTTATCCAAAGACATCACTTCCTTCATGCCGGCTGCGACAGCCTCTTGGCCTATATATAGGTGACAAAATCCGCCGATTACGCCTTTTCTGTAAAGCTGTGCGCATTTTTCCTCAAACCTGCGGATAAGCAACATATTCTCGTAGAATCTGAAAAAATCTTTCACGCTGTACGAATGTGCTTTC includes these proteins:
- the pdhA gene encoding pyruvate dehydrogenase (acetyl-transferring) E1 component subunit alpha, yielding MKAHSYSVKDFFRFYENMLLIRRFEEKCAQLYRKGVIGGFCHLYIGQEAVAAGMKEVMSLDKDSIITTYRDHAHMLMCEIDPKVIMAELAGKVTGCSKGKGGSMHMFSRQRRFYGGHGIVGSPTSIGTGIAFSHQYKNDGGVCFCYFGDGAVNQGQMYEAFNMASMWKLPIVYVIENNLYAMGTSVKRSHANQALYRRGEPFNIPGKAVDGMKVQEVIDAGREAALHAKNGKGPIILEMQTYRYMGHSMSDPATYRTKEEVEHIKATRDPIEHIKDVIAKKQGLKESEVKDIEAKVNEIVEKAADFAVNSPIPQEAELYKDVLI
- a CDS encoding pyruvate dehydrogenase complex E1 component subunit beta; its protein translation is MTQITVREALRDAMREEMARDEMVFLMGEEVAEYNGAYKISQGLLQEFGPKRVIDTPISEMGFTGLGFGAAISGLKPVVEFMTFNFAMQAIDHIVNSAAKTLYMSGGQISCPIVFRGVNGIAARVAAQHSQCFASWYAHCPGLKVVAPYFASDAKGLLKAAIRDPNPVVFLENELWYGKKFEVAQEDADRVVTIGRANVVKEGSDVTIVSFSMSMSRVLEAAEKLESDKISVEIIDLRTLRPLDIDTIVKSVKKTNRLLCVEEGWPYAGICSEITAQVMEQAFDYLDAPILRVTGADVPMPYATNLEQLALPQVDDIIVKVKSYFR
- a CDS encoding pyruvate dehydrogenase complex dihydrolipoamide acetyltransferase, translating into MPIEVLMPALSPTMTEGNLAKWVKKEGDKIRPGDVIAEIETDKAIMEVEAVDGGTLGKILVQDGTENVKVNEVIALLLSDGESADSIKAYSPATATKPTPKQEAAANHEPSKPNTPVSSSTGDRAAATPLARRIAGDAGLDLWSVAGTGPRGRIVRDDVMKALEGGGRSQQSIGSSFSQEPTLIKLSQMRKTIAQRLTSSKQQVPHFYLSVDCEIDNLLSVRKRLNSLAESNKLTVNDFVIKAVACALIETPEANASWSDEGIYQYHSADVSVAVAIDGGLITPIIYSAHTKGLKEISLKAKELIKKANEGKLKPEEFQGGTFTISNLGMYGVKNFNAIINPPQGCILAVGAGEQRAVVHNGNLAVATVMTCTLSVDHRVVDGVAGAKFMAVFKRCIEEPAVMLM